Proteins co-encoded in one Aspergillus flavus chromosome 2, complete sequence genomic window:
- a CDS encoding TLC domain-containing protein: MLDPFPPPPAWLRDRVEPWALYLNVPALSDHIHEVILAFAGYQFIHSFLSPWLSPILFPRHYPQLNKRTKLNWDVHVVSLVQSVLINVFALYIMFVDKERKNMDTGERIYGYTGMSGLLQALAEGYFVYDIIVSTVHIRMFGVGMLFHAISALWVFSFGFRPFVNFYSPTFILYELSSPFLNIHWFLDKLNLTGSKLQWYNGMLLLSVFFSCRLVWGTWQSILVYKDMWSALTQTWSLSPLSPSAAGGSPVVLDSAINTAVFGHRAKLAEQCVDEVCKRANEEVFKYAGFTAGGVPTWLVGTYVAANVVLNSLNYYWFSKMVETVLKRFRGPKEGGSKKGEGEKKEEAVEEVVEKVVLEAAASLEEEEGSPFLGEGVARDVDVDVGGDVRRRRR, encoded by the exons ATGTTGGACCCCTTCCCTCCTCCGCCAGCATGGCTCCGAGATCGTGTCGAGCCGTGGGCCCTCTACCTCAACGTCCCGGCCCTCTCAGACCACATCCATGAAGTCATCCTCGCTTTCGCCGGCTACCAGTTCATCCACTCCTTCCTCTCGCCATGGCTCTCCCCGATCCTGTTCCCCCGGCACTATCCACAGCTAAACAAACGAACCAAGCTCAATTGGGACGTCCATGTCGTCTCCCTCGTCCAGAGCGTGCTTATCAACGTCTTCGCCCTGTATATCATGTTCGTCGACAAAGAACGTAAGAACATGGATACCGGAGAGCGCATCTACGGATACACGGGCATGTCCGGACTCCTTCAGGCCCTGGCAGAGGGATACTTCGTCTACGATATCATCGTCAGTACGGTGCATATTAGGATGTTTGGCGTGGGCATGTTGTTTCATGCTATTAGTGCCTTGTGGGTGTTTAGCTTTGGGTTT AGACCCTTCGTAAACTTCTACTCCCCAACCTTCATTCTCTACGAACTCTCCTCCCCATTCCTCAACATCCACTGGTTCCTGGATAAACTCAACCTCACCGGTTCCAAACTTCAATGGTACAACGGCATGCTCCTCctctccgtcttcttctcttgcCGTCTCGTCTGGGGCACCTGGCAATCCATTCTCGTCTACAAAGATATGTGGTCCGCCCTAACCCAGACCTGGTCTCTATCTCCCctctctccttctgctgcaggTGGATCCCCGGTGGTACTGGACAGCGCAATCAACACCGCCGTCTTTGGCCATAGGGCCAAGCTAGCAGAGCAGTGCGTTGATGAAGTTTGTAAGAGGGCGAATGAGGAGGTGTTTAAGTATGCTGGATTCACGGCTGGTGGTGTCCCGACTTGGTTAGTGGGGACTTATGTTGCGGCGAATGTGGTGTTGAATTCGTTGAACTATTATTGGTTTTCGAAGATGGTGGAGACGGTGTTGAAGAGGTTTAGGGGGCCGAAGGAGGGTGGTTCTaagaagggggagggggagaagaaggaggaggcggttgaggaggttgtggagAAGGTTGTGCTTGAGGCTGCTGCTtcgctggaggaggaggagggaagTCCGTTTCTTGGGGAGGGGGTTGCGAgggatgttgatgttgatgttgggGGGGAtgtgaggaggaggaggaggtag
- a CDS encoding SWI-SNF complex subunit — protein MNAPMPPTYGRGFPQAAQRSPATPRRGPQGPAGPAMPVPMPQHPVPAQYIPAQRNMPHPNDAALRRSRKPTDKNIPDGIEDVVIGEGVQQYKNLRDLEKRLDAAIVRKRLDIQDSISKTVKKYRTMRIWITNTVENQPWQGATGQNGSATNPGSGRYKVRIEGRLLDDDTDPTAPEDSDNEGNETQANGDAMDHDGKDAKKNTPKRSKQRFSHFFKTITVDFDKSSTANPEEVKTVNWTKPQLPANTVTLPPTADFDSLQFSRASQENLNVTVSLVRDETPERYKLSKDLAEVLDVEEETRSGIVLGIWDYIRAMGLQEDEEKRLVRCDHRLRSIFGRDQMFFPQIPESIGHHTSPLDPIKLPYTIRVDEEFHKDPTPTVYDIQVAVEDPLRAKMLALTQNPQYTAGLRQISTLDDQVSLIVQALTHSRAKHSFYTALSKDPATFLRRWVNSQRRDLETILGEATRGGGEDATGPEFRRGGADGAWDSPVALEAVRYMLAKPEAMLR, from the exons ATGAATGCTCCAATGCCGCCCACTTATGGACGTGGGTTCCCGCAGGCCGCCCAACGGTCTCCTGCCACGCCTCGTCGCGGACCCCAAGGACCAG CTGGCCCAGCAATGCCTGTACCCATGCCACAGCATCCCGTTCCCGCTCAGTATATCCCCGCCCAGCGCAACATGCCACACCCCAACGATGCTGCTCTTCGCCGGAGCCGCAAGCCCACCGACAAGAACATCCCCGACGGCATCGAAGATGTAGTAATCGGGGAAGGCGTACAGCAGTACAAGAACCTGCGCGATTTAGAGAAGAGATTGGACGCCGCCATCGTCCGGAAGAGACTGGACATTCAGGACTCGATCAGCAAGACCGTCAAGAAGTACCGGACGATGCGCATTTGGATTACAAACACAGTCGAGAATCAACCGTGGCAGGGCGCGACTGGCCAGAACGGGTCAGCGACTAACCCCGGCTCGGGACGTTATAAGGTGCGCATAGAGGGACGACTGCTGGATGATGACACCGATCCTACGGCCCCTGAGGACAGCGACAACGAGGGCAACGAGACGCAGGCGAATGGAGATGCCATGGATCATGACGGGAAGGATGCTAAGAAGAACACCCCGAAGCGGTCGAAGCAGCGCTTTTCACACTTTTTCAAAACGATCACGGTCGACTTCGACAAGTCTTCAACCGCGAACCCGGAGGAGGTTAAGACTGTTAACTGGACCAAGCCACAGCTTCCGGCTAATACTGTAACATTGCCCCCGACTGCCGATTTTGATTCTCTGCAGTTTTCTAGAGCTTCACAGGAGAACTTGAATGTTACCGTGAGCCTTGTCAGAGATGAGACTCCCGAGCGGTATAAGCTGAGCAAGGATCTGGCGGAGGTGCTCGACGTCGAGGAGGAAACGCGCAGCGGAATTGTGCTTGGGATTTGGGATTATATTCGCGCAATGGGTTtacaagaagatgaagagaagcgTTTGGTCCGCTGTGATCATCGTTTGCGATCT ATCTTCGGCCGAGACCAGATGTTCTTCCCACAGATTCCAGAGAGCATCGGCCACCACACCAGTCCCCTTGACCCGATCAAGCTTCCATACACCATCCGTGTCGATGAAGAATTCCACAAAGACCCCACTCCCACCGTCTACGACATTCAAGTGGCCGTGGAAGACCCGCTCCGCGCTAAGATGCTCGCTCTGACCCAGAACCCACAGTACACCGCCGGGCTGCGACAGATCTCTACTTTGGACGACCAGGTCTCGCTTATCGTCCAGGCACTGACACACTCGCGTGCCAAACACTCCTTCTACACGGCGTTGAGCAAAGACCCTGCCACGTTCCTCCGTCGCTGGGTCAACTCCCAGCGCAGGGACCTCGAGACCATCCTCGGCGAGGCAACGCGCGGTGGCGGCGAAGATGCCACTGGCCCAGAGTTCCGTCGCGGAGGCGCCGATGGCGCTTGGGACTCTCCGGTGGCCCTCGAAGCGGTGCGGTACATGCTCGCGAAGCCAGAGGCCATGCTGCGGTGA
- a CDS encoding 26S proteasome regulatory complex, subunit RPN6/PSMD11: MAPSSTTAQRIEEARALAKKDASKAETIYKDILSKGPGSTEASSRDYESALVGLGELYRDEKKPNEIAELIKTSRDSFSSFAKAKTAKLVRQLLDLFSEIPNTLDIQTAVIKSCIDWAIAERRSFLRQNLQTRLVAIYMQKQAYYDALNLINSLLRELKRLDDKLMLVEVQLLESRVYHALGNQAKGRAALTASRTSAASVYTPPNLQAGLDMQSGMLHAEDKDFTTAFSYFIEALEGYSSLDESDKATAALQYMLLCKIMLNLGDDVTTLLGSKQAQKYASPRLEAMKAVARAHANRSLEEYEKALSDYRFELGRDVFIRNHLRRLYDAMLEQNLIKVIEPFSRVELDHIAKMVGLDTPQVERKLSQMILDKVIIGVLDQGSGCLIVFDETERDQAYDAALETIEKLSNVVEELYTNQASQLE; encoded by the exons ATGGCGCCCTCCTCGACAACCGCCCAGCGGATAGAGGAAGCTCGGGCTCTCGCGAAGAAAGACGCTTCCAAGGCCGAGACCATCTACAAGGATATCCTTTCTAAAGGACCAGGATCGACGGAAGCTTCGTCGCGTGATTATGAAAGTGCCTTGGTCGGATTGGGAGAGCTTTATCGGGatgagaagaagccgaacgAGATCGCTGAGCTCATTAAGACTAGCCGAGactcattctcatcattcGCGAAAGCTAAGACAGCAAAGCTTG TCCGCCAGTTACTGGACCTGTTCAGTGAGATCCCTAATACACTCGATATTCAAACCGCCGTCATCAAATCCTGCATCGACTGGGCTATCGCAGAGCGGAGATCCTTCCTTCGACAGAACCTTCAGACCCGTCTTGTGGCTATTTACATGCAGAAGCAAGCCTACTATGACGCCCTTAACCTGATCAACTCCCTCCTACGCGAGCTGAAGCGATTGGATGATAAACTTATGCTGGTTGAGGTTCAGCTGCTAGAGTCTCGGGTGTATCATGCTTTGGGCAACCAGGCTAAGGGCCGCGCGGCCTTGACAGCTTCTCGCACATCGGCCGCCTCCGTCTATACCCCTCCGAATCTGCAAGCCGGCTTGGATATGCAAAGCGGTATGCTGCACGCGGAGGACAAGGACTTTACCACCGCTTTCTCTTATTTTATTGAAGCTTTGGAAGGATACAGCTCGCTCGACGAGAGCGACAAGGCCACAGCAGCTCTGCAATACATGCTGCTTTGTAAGATTATGCTGAACCTGGGGGATGATGTGACGACTTTGCTCGGCTCCAAGCAGGCCCAGAAATATGCTAGCCCCCGTCTCGAGGCTATGAAGGCTGTCGCACGCGCTCACGCCAATCGATCccttgaagaatatgaaaagGCTCTCTCGGACTACCGGTTCGAGCTGGGCAGAGATGTATTTATTCGGAACCACCTTCGCCGACTTTATGATGCCATGTTGGAGCAGAACCTAATTAAGGTCATTGAGCCCTTCAGCCGGGTTGAGCTGGACCATATTGCCAAGATGGTAGGGCTCGACACCCCGCAGGTGGAGCGGAAGCTGTCGCAGATGATCCTGGATAAGGTGATCATCGGTGTGTTAGATCAGGGCTCTGGGTGCTTGATTGTATTCGACGAGACAGAGCGCGATCAGGCATATGACGCTGCTCTGGAAACTATCGAGAAGTTGAGCAACGTGGTGGAAGAGTTGTACACTAATCAGGCATCCCAGCTGGAGTAA
- a CDS encoding small nucleolar ribonucleoprotein complex subunit, translating into MRISHQRYRHCWRRPKLQPPFTARELANQPEPILPAKKKYLEILCPPPKHFLLFFLLPFNTKIKAISRSTASQQAPGSAVVRQPRNLDPAQHPFERAREYTRALNATKLERLFAAPFLAQIGDGHVDGVYSMAKDPGSLERFASGSGDGVVKVWDLTTQGEVWNTDAHENIVKDVCWTPDRKLLSCAADKTVKLFDPYNSSSDAPPLATYLGQGAFTSLSHHRHLPSFAASSSSQIQIYDLSRPSSTASQTLNWPTSIDTITSIAFNQTETSILASTGIDRSIIMYDLRTSSPLHKLVLRLASNAITWNPMEAFNFAVANEDHNAYIFDMRKMDRALNVLKDHVAAVMDVEFSPTGEELVTASYDRTIRVWNRAEGHSRDIYHTKRMQRVFSVKFTPDNKYILSGSDDGNIRLWRANASDRSGIKSARQRAKLEYDQALIQRYSHMPQIRRIKRQRHVPKPIKKAGEIKREELNAIKRRQENIRKHTRKDKLKPRESERQKMILTSEQ; encoded by the exons ATGAGGATAAGTCACCAGAGGTATCGTCACTGTTGGAGACGGCCCAAGCTACAGCCGCCCTTCACCGCCCGCGAGTTGGCGAACCAACCAGAACCAATATTACCCGCCAAAAAAAAGTATCTGGAAATTTTATGTCCGCCGCCAAaacattttcttcttttctttcttctgccgTTTAACACA aaaattaaagCTATTTCTCGCTCTACTGCCTCGCAGCAGGCTCCGGGATCAGCTGTCGTTCGACAGCCCCGAAACCTTGACCCGGCGCAACATCCATTCGAACGTGCTCGAGAATATACCCGAGCTCTCAATGCCACCAAGCTTGAACGTCTTTTCGCTGCGCCTTTCTTAGCTCAGATTGGTGATGGCCACGTGGACGGTGTCTATTCCATGGCCAAAGACCCAGGCTCGTTGGAACGTTTCGCCAGTGGCAGTGGTGATGGAGTGGTCAAGGTCTGGGATTTGACGACCCAGGGCGAGGTCTGGAACACAGACGCCCATGAGAATATTGTCAAGGATGTGTGCTGGACACCCGATCGGAAGTTGCTTTCTTGCGCGGCCGACAAGACCGTCAAGTTGTTCGATCCGTACAACTCGTCGTCCGATGCTCCACCTCTCGCAACTTATCTGGGCCAGGGTGCCTTCACCAGTCTGTCCCACCATAGAcatcttccttcctttgCTGCGTCATCGTCGTCTCAGATCCAAATCTACGATCtctctcggccttcttctaCGGCCTCCCAGACCCTCAACTGGCCCACCAGTATCGACACCATCACATCGATTGCCTTCAACCAGACAGAGACTTCGATCTTGGCATCGACTGGTATCGACCGCTCTATCATTATGTATGATCTGCGAACTTCGTCCCCGCTCCACAAGCTTGTCTTGCGACTCGCGTCGAACGCCATTACGTGGAACCCCATGGAGGCATTCAACTTCGCGGTTGCCAACGAAGATCACAACGCTTACATATTCGACATGAGGAAGATGGACCGCGCATTGAACGTGTTGAAGGACCATGTGGCAGCGGTCATGGATGTTGAATTCAGCCCGACGGGTGAAGAGTTGGTGACGGCTTCCTACGACAGGACGATCCGTGTGTGGAACAGAGCCGAAGGTCACTCGCGTGATATTTACCACACAAAGAGAATGCAACG TGTCTTCTCCGTCAAGTTCACGCCCGACAACAAATATATTCTGTCCGGGTCGGACGACGGCAACATTCGACTCTGGCGTGCCAATGCCTCCGATCGCAGCGGTATCAAGAGCGCCCGTCAACGAGCCAAGCTGGAGTACGACCAGGCTCTGATTCAAAGATACTCACACATGCCCCAGATCAGAAGAATCAAGCGCCAGCGTCACGTGCCAAAGCCTATCAAGAAGGCCGGCGAGATCAAGAGAGAGGAACTCAATGCGATCAAGAGACGCCAGGAGAACATCCGGAAGCACACCAGGAAGGACAAATTGAAGCCAAGAGAGAGCGAGCGCCAGAAGATGATCTTGACCTCGGAGCAGTAG
- a CDS encoding hydroxysteroid 17-beta dehydrogenase 11 (short-chain dehydrogenase/reductase family protein), which translates to MPPNPSPSQPKRILTTASSPRTTTTPTQAPKWYSALTLDLVLSVLRRTILHPWPAWILVLSLRAQVTPTTDLAFVLATGYAVLVTVVAMAGVVNARVAYGLPRTVELGEEVVVITGGASGLGLLIAEIYAMRGVGVAVLDLKDEREVEVCEGVVYYTCDVGRREMLEGVLKRIEEELGTPTVLINCAAARINGQPLLSLSAEAFQKTIQTNLFAVFHTCQTFLPRMLAAPNGGTIVNVSSVLGQLCPAGLADYSTSKAGLSALHRTLEAELRASGDDEKVKMILVEPGQVATPLFASVKTPNKFFAPVLEPVHVAQEIVSAIEEGRGGVIRLPAYATMVNWYAVLPAGLQRIARFLSGVDHAVAQTSSQKSYDEPKAAKTE; encoded by the exons atgcccCCAAACCCGTCCCCCTCCCAACCCAAACGCATCCTCACGACCGCCTCCTCTCCgcgcaccaccaccaccccaaCACAAGCCCCGAAATGGTACTCCGCACTGACCCTCGACCTCGTCCTCAGCGTCCTACGTCGCACAATCCTGCACCCCTGGCCGGCCTGGATTCTGGTGCTCAGTCTGCGCGCCCAGGTGACACCGACTACTGATCTGGCGTTTGTTCTCGCGACCGGGTATGCGGTTTTGGTGACGGTGGTTGCGATGGCGGGGGTGGTGAATGCGCGGGTTGCGTATGGGTTGCCGAGGACGGTGGAGTtgggggaggaggtggtTGTTATTACGGGGGGTGCGAgtgggttggggttgttgatTGCGGAGATTTATGCGATGaggggggttggggttgcggtgttggatttgaaggatgagagggaggtggaggttTGTGAGGGGGTGGTGTATTATACTTGTGATGTtgggaggagggagatgttGGAGGGTGTCCTGAAAAGGATTGAGGAGGAG TTGGGTACCCCTACAGTCCTGATTAACTGTGCTGCGGCGCGCATCAACGGTCAACCGCTTTTGTCGCTCTCCGCCGAGGCGTTCCAGAAAACTATCCAGACCAACTTGTTCGCGGTGTTCCATACTTGCCAGACGTTCCTGCCTCGCATGCTGGCTGCCCCGAATGGCGGTACGATCGTGAATGTCAGTTCGGTCTTGGGTCAATTGTGTCCGGCGGGTCTGGCGGATTACTCAACCAGCAAGGCCGGCCTGAGCGCGCTCCATCGGACGTTAGAGGCGGAGCTTCGTGCGTCgggagatgatgagaaggtgAAAATGATCTTAGTTGAACCGGGGCAGGTGGCGACACCCCTATTTGCATCGGTCAAGACACCAAACAAGTTCTTTGCCCCCGTTCTCGAACCGGTCCATGTTGCTCAGGAAATCGTTTCTGCGatagaggaaggaagagggggtGTCATCCGACTGCCCGCATACGCCACGATGGTGAACTGGTATGCGGTGTTGCCTGCAGGCCTACAGCGTATTGCTCGGTTCTTGAGCGGAGTCGACCATGCCGTAGCGCAAACGTCAAGCCAGAAATCGTATGATGAACCCAAGGCAGCGAAAACGGAATGA
- a CDS encoding heterokaryon incompatibility protein-domain-containing protein, with the protein MEPGPSQSQKGKGPWQPDQGPSKSQMLEETFDASEQPEQGPPQPQTPGGFWQPDQEPSQSRMPKETLFSHEKLEQEPPQPEVSTRALDIIHQMSTWLRAERWSMSLTERNQSMPPALRATQNIDRLCTGCAAFDWKTIWKQMHRGKLNWPTKQHRPLSTMYNHLRSAYEGCHLCTLICVAMFSRGERRVHIPRWQEYHLSVDETSAEWQSRTQPAPRRWSLEQLDAATRVSHHMESGKGVLLIEVQGCEPAKLLVSFAQRTEEPLLPTVRSDGRTSGFARHWMQICDESHLSCKRTGSILPTRVIQLQIIHEELKARLLVTNGEEARYAALSHRWSCSTSLTVTTHNLERLKKGIDFAELSHTFREALEIAAGIGLQYIWIDALCILQDDDHDWARESAKMGDVYRHAAITINAFASADGMGQCTTAYPPTNLVDYACRIGGEVYVHEEDGGFADVYEPEGVTQTRGWVFQEEQLSPRRLYCGQHHLVWKCAEMWARNDRPCGFSGEVFDKPFMSTYPCSNWKFAYRQWRRMVQSYTRHNLTYAAKDKLPAISGLAAVFDQEFPGHHVGDYLGGIWRGDIYRGLLWYRDGNAIDRDRRIEGPSWSWASWDGPINFVFEDDDASWPARMTWQPQRKYPCKVREASTILTDPENKYGRVSSGRMVVKGKVLMNAGRLGEQSENTRPTDPEIHLDHDETFPEDSVLLPITQRSGLLLRMDPRTANDAMRVFRRIGLCIRPERHEDFNWMRGARWETQELALE; encoded by the coding sequence ATGGAACCCGGACCTTCACAGTCTCAGAAGGGCAAGGGTCCTTGGCAGCCAGATCAAGGGCCTTCAAAATCTCAAATGCTCGAAGAAACATTTGACGCTTCTGAGCAGCCAGAGCAAGGACCACCACAGCCTCAGACGCCCGGAGGCTTTTGGCAGCCTGACCAAGAGCCTTCACAGTCACGAATGCCCAAAGAAACACTGTTCTCTCACGAGAAGCTGGAGCAAGAACCTCCACAGCCTGAAGTGTCCACAAGAGCACTCGACATTATCCACCAGATGTCCACATGGCTACGCGCCGAGAGATGGAGCATGTCACTAACTGAAAGGAACCAAAGCATGCCGCCTGCTCTCAGAGCAACTCAAAATATTGATCGACTCTGCACAGGATGCGCAGCCTTTGACTGGAAAACTATCTGGAAGCAAATGCACCGCGGGAAACTCAATTGGCCAACGAAACAACATCGTCCACTGAGTACAATGTACAACCATCTCAGGTCAGCTTATGAAGGTTGTCATCTATGCACCTTAATATGCGTCGCCATGTTTAGCCGTGGAGAGAGGAGGGTGCACATACCAAGATGGCAAGAATATCATCTGAGCGTCGACGAGACGAGCGCCGAATGGCAAAGCAGAACCCAGCCCGCGCCAAGGAGATGGAGCCTTGAGCAGTTAGACGCAGCCACCCGCGTATCACACCATATGGAATCTGGAAAAGGGGTGCTTTTGATCGAAGTCCAGGGCTGCGAACCTGCTAAGCTTTTGGTCTCATTTGCGCAACGCACGGAAGAACCTCTTTTACCCACAGTTCGCTCCGACGGGCGTACGAGTGGCTTCGCCAGGCATTGGATGCAGATATGTGATGAATCCCACCTGTCCTGCAAGCGGACTGGTTCCATACTCCCAACCAGGGTCATTCAACTCCAAATTATACACGAAGAGTTGAAAGCCAGGCTACTCGTTACCAACGGGGAAGAGGCCCGATACGCTGCTCTCAGTCATCGCTGGTCTTGTTCAACCTCATTAACAGTCACCACACATAACTTGGAACGTCTAAAGAAGGGGATCGATTTTGCCGAGTTATCACACACCTTTCGCGAAGCACTTGAAATCGCCGCCGGGATTGGACTCCAGTACATCTGGATTGACGCCCTTTGTATCCTCCAGGATGACGACCACGACTGGGCCAGGGAATCTGCCAAGATGGGCGATGTTTACCGGCACGCCGCCATCACTATCAATGCCTTTGCGTCAGCAGATGGCATGGGACAATGCACCACGGCGTACCCCCCTACTAATCTGGTGGATTATGCATGCAGGATCGGGGGAGAAGTGTATGTCCATGAGGAGGACGGTGGATTCGCTGATGTCTACGAGCCCGAGGGCGTCACTCAGACACGGGGATGGGTTTTCCAAGAGGAGCAGCTTTCCCCACGACGTCTGTACTGCGGACAACACCATCTTGTCTGGAAGTGTGCGGAAATGTGGGCGAGAAACGACCGGCCGTGTGGATTTTCCGGGGAAGTATTTGATAAGCCCTTTATGTCTACTTACCCCTGTTCGAATTGGAAGTTCGCGTATCGCCAATGGCGTCGGATGGTGCAGAGCTATACCAGGCACAACCTGACATACGCTGCCAAGGACAAGCTTCCAGCCATATCTGGTTTGGCCGCAGTCTTTGACCAAGAGTTCCCAGGCCATCATGTTGGAGATTACCTCGGCGGAATCTGGAGAGGCGACATATACCGTGGCCTCCTCTGGTACCGTGATGGTAACGCTATCGACCGAGATCGACGCATTGAGGGGCCATCCTGGTCCTGGGCCTCGTGGGACGGTCCGATTAATTTTGTgtttgaagatgacgatgctAGTTGGCCGGCAAGGATGACATGGCAACCTCAAAGGAAATACCCATGCAAGGTGCGAGAGGCATCGACGATATTGACAGATCCAGAAAACAAGTATGGGCGAGTCTCATCGGGCAGAATGGTCGTCAAAGGCAAGGTGCTCATGAACGCGGGGAGGTTAGGCGAACAATCCGAAAACACAAGGCCAACGGATCCAGAGATACACCTTGACCATGATGAGACCTTCCCAGAGGATAGCGTTCTACTCCCCATCACGCAGCGATCAGGGCTACTTTTGAGGATGGATCCGAGGACCGCCAATGATGCGATGCGGGTCTTTCGGCGGATCGGATTGTGTATACGCCCGGAAAGACATGAAGATTTCAACTGGATGCGTGGCGCTCGGTGGGAAACCCAGGAACTGGCTCTGGAATAG
- a CDS encoding putative zinc metallopeptidase produces MPPPQLSPAIQTISNVRLHSHSPDPTTYDLTFSNEQTLSSIAPHTDTKTSPNTSPPPLALPALTHPHIHLDKAYIHNSTTIHPQTGSFQEALTLTTQAKSTFTEADLHRRSEWLLSESLLNGVTALRAFIEIDATVHHKCLTTAIHLKHSWRNHCHIQLVAFAQDPLFSGPNAQTNRDLMHSAFTEHGAHIDVLGTTPYVESDLESAKKNIQWAITTAWQLDKHLDFHLDYHLDPTKGALVWYVLQCLRDVGWVKARTRKRVMLGHCTRFTLFGSDEWERLKLEIGDGEHALRVSFVGLPSSDLYMAAPPCALPPSSSCDSGSGPGSGSGCDVKEGGVGDRVRGTIRVPELIRRYGLDVVLGVNNVGNAFTPWGSVDPVALACLGVGVYQAGTVEDAELLYECVSTRARAAIGLEEESENRVCVRAGGRADLLLFFDVDESGCGIVRPRRSVAEVVWDPPSRMARAVVSGGRLVRGRGGLWDEDVFGFV; encoded by the coding sequence atgccaccaccacagcTCTCCCCCGCAATCCAAACCATCTCCAACGTCCGTCTACACTCCCACAGTCCAGATCCAACAACATACGACCTCACGTTCTCCAACGAGCAAACCCTCAGCTCCATAGCCCCTCACACTGATACTAAGACCTCCCCAAACACATCCCCTCCGCCTCTGGCTCTCCCGGCCCTAACCCACCCCCACATCCACCTGGACAAAGCGTACATCCACAactccaccaccatccaccCCCAAACCGGCTCTTTCCAAGAAGCCCTGACCTTGACAACCCAAGCCAAATCCACCTTCACCGAGGCCGACCTCCACCGCCGCAGCGAATGGCTCTTATCCGAATCCCTCCTCAACGGCGTCACCGCCCTGCGCGCCTTCATCGAAATCGACGCCACAGTCCACCATAAATGCCTCACCACAGCCATCCACCTCAAACACTCCTGGCGCAACCACTGCCACATCCAACTCGTCGCCTTCGCCCAAGACCCCCTCTTCTCAGGCCCCAACGCCCAAACCAACCGCGATCTCATGCACTCCGCATTCACAGAACACGGAGCCCACATTGACGTCCTCGGCACGACACCCTACGTCGAATCGGACCTTGAATcagcaaagaagaatatcCAATGGgccatcaccaccgcctGGCAATTAGACAAACATCTCGACTTTCACCTAGATTACCATCTTGACCCTACCAAGGGCGCCTTGGTCTGGTACGTATTGCAATGTTTACGGGATGTGGGCTGGGTTAAGGCCCGGACGCGGAAGAGGGTTATGCTGGGCCATTGTACCAGGTTCACGCTTTTTGGAAGTGATGAGTGGGAACGGTTGAAATTGGAAATTGGGGATGGGGAGCATGCCCTACGGGTTAGTTTTGTGGGTTTGCCTAGTAGTGATTTGTATATGGCTGCGCCTCCCTGTGcccttcccccttcttcttcgtgTGATTCTGGATCTGGACCTGGATCTGGATCTGGTTGTGATGTGAAAGAGGGTGGAGTTGGTGATAGAGTCCGTGGTACAATACGTGTCCCGGAACTGATCAGACGATATGGACTCGACGTTGTTCTCGGGGTGAATAACGTAGGCAATGCCTTCACGCCCTGGGGATCGGTTGATCCGGTGGCGTTGGCTTGTCTCGGTGTTGGTGTTTATCAAGCTGGGACtgtggaggatgcggagTTGTTGTATGAGTGTGTTTCTACGCGGGCTAGGGCTGCCATTGGGCTGGAAGAGGAGTCGGAGAATAGGGTATGTGTTCGGGCTGGGGGGAGGGCGGATTTACTGTTGTTttttgatgtggatgagtCGGGTTGTGGAATTGTGAGGCCGAGGAGGAGTGTTGCGGAGGTGGTTTGGGATCCTCCTAGCAGAATGGCTAGGGCTGTGGTTTCGGGAGGGAGGTTGGTGCGTGGTAGGGGGGGTTTGtgggatgaagatgttttTGGGTTTGTGTAG